CCTTCGAGCGCCGAGATCGGAATGCAATAGGCTTCGGCACCGCCGAGGCGGTTGATGAAGTCCAGGAAGTCGCGCTTGATTTCTTCATACCGATCGCGGCCGAAATTCACCAGGTCCATTTTGTTGACGGCCACGATGAAATGCCGGATGCCCAGCAGATACGCGATGAAAGTGTGCCGCCGCGACTGGGTCATGATCCCATTGCGGGCATCGATCAGAATGACCGCGAGATCGCTGTTGCTGGCGCTGGTGACGAGGTTGCGCGTGTACTGTTCATGGCCGGGGGCGTCGGCGATGATGAATTTCCGCTTGGGCGTTGCGAAGTACCGGTAGGCGACATCGATCGTGATGCCTTGCTCGCGCTCGGCTTTCAGACCGTCGGTGAGCAGCGAAAAGTCGATGCCTTTGCCGCCGCGCCGTTCGTTTTCGCGTTTTGCGCCTTCGATCTGGTCTTCAAATGCGCCTTGTGTTTCGACAAGCAGCCGGCCGATCAGGGTGGATTTCCCGTCGTCGACATTGCCTGCCGTGGTGAACCGAAGAACGTTACTACTCATTGGTATTTATTTCAGATTGGATCATTGGAAGTTTTTGCATTTCAGATTTGAAATGCAGAAACTTCCAATGATCCAACTTCCAATAGAATGATCTGATCAAAAGTATCCTTCCCGCTTTTTGTCCTCCATGGTGTTGGCGCCATGGTCGATGATTCGGGTGGACCGTTCGCTGATCTTGGCGGAAACGGTTTCCTCGGCGATTTCTTCCAGCGTGCTGGCGCAGGAGGAGACGGCGCCCGTGCATGGAGCGCAGCCCAGCGTACGGAAACGCACGGACATCTTGACCGGCACTTCGCCTTCCTTCAGGTGCTTGGCGTCATCGGCGGGAATCAGCACTCCGTTCCGTTCGACCACAAGCCTTTCCTGGGCGAAATAGAGGGGAACGACCTCGATGTTTTCCTGCACGATGTATTGCCAGATGTCGCGTTCCGTCCAGTTGGAGAGCGGGAACACGCGCATCGATTCGCCTTCGGAGATTGCGCCGCTGTAGAGCGACCACAATTCCGGGCGCTGCCGCCGCGGATCCCATTGGGCGAACGCATCGCGAAGCGAGAAAACCCGCTCCTTCGCGCGCGAGCGTTCTTCTTCACGCCGCGCGCCGCCGATCGCCGCGTCGAATTGATGCTGATCGAGCGCATGAAGCAGGGCCGCCGTTTTGAGCTGGCCGCAGCAGCGTGCGACGCCGAGCTTCAAGGGGTGGGCGCCGGCGGCGATCGCGTCCTCGTTTCGATGAACGATCAGCCGGACGCCGATCTCCTTGCAGAAACGGTCCCGGAACTCGATCATCTCTTTGAATTTGTATCCGGTATCGACGTGGAGAAAGGGAAACGGCATCGGTCCGGGATAGAAGGCCTTGCGCGCCAGATGCACGAGCACGCTCGAGTCTTTACCGATCGAATAAAGTAAAACCGGATTCCGGAATTGAGCGACCGTTTCCCGGAGAATATAAATAGATTCGCTTTCCAGCTCGCGAAGGTGTGTCCATTCCTGATTCATGACGTTACTGCTTTGTGTTGATGTAGCCCGCATTCTTTGTTACTCGATTCCCACCACCAGCGGCCCGCGCGGATGTCTTCGCCGGGTTTGACGGCCTGCGTGCAGGGAGCGCATCCGATGCTCGGATAGCCGCGATCATGCA
This window of the Terriglobia bacterium genome carries:
- the cysD gene encoding sulfate adenylyltransferase subunit CysD, producing MNQEWTHLRELESESIYILRETVAQFRNPVLLYSIGKDSSVLVHLARKAFYPGPMPFPFLHVDTGYKFKEMIEFRDRFCKEIGVRLIVHRNEDAIAAGAHPLKLGVARCCGQLKTAALLHALDQHQFDAAIGGARREEERSRAKERVFSLRDAFAQWDPRRQRPELWSLYSGAISEGESMRVFPLSNWTERDIWQYIVQENIEVVPLYFAQERLVVERNGVLIPADDAKHLKEGEVPVKMSVRFRTLGCAPCTGAVSSCASTLEEIAEETVSAKISERSTRIIDHGANTMEDKKREGYF